In Listeria monocytogenes, the following proteins share a genomic window:
- a CDS encoding ABC transporter permease, with the protein MDAIVTFFQENGHNLLVQTWQHLFISLSAVILGIAVAVPTGILLTRSPKVANFVIGVVSVLQTVPSLAILAFIIPFLGVGTLPAIIALFIYALLPILRNTFIGVRGVDKNLIESGRGMGMTNWQLIINVEIPNSISVIMAGIRLSAVYVIAWATLASYIGAGGLGDFIFNGLNLYRPDLILGGAIPVTILALVVEFALGKLEYRLTPKAIREAREGGE; encoded by the coding sequence ATGGACGCAATTGTTACATTTTTTCAAGAAAACGGCCATAACTTGCTCGTTCAAACATGGCAACATTTATTTATCTCCCTATCTGCTGTTATTTTAGGTATTGCGGTTGCAGTACCAACTGGGATTTTACTTACACGCTCACCAAAAGTAGCCAATTTTGTAATTGGTGTTGTTAGTGTTTTACAAACCGTTCCTTCTCTTGCCATTTTGGCGTTTATTATTCCGTTTCTTGGTGTTGGTACTTTACCAGCGATTATTGCGTTATTTATTTACGCACTTTTACCAATTTTACGAAACACGTTTATTGGTGTTCGAGGAGTCGACAAAAATTTAATCGAATCTGGTCGAGGTATGGGGATGACGAATTGGCAACTAATTATTAATGTCGAAATTCCTAACTCCATCTCCGTTATTATGGCTGGTATTCGTTTATCTGCAGTATATGTTATCGCTTGGGCAACGCTTGCTTCGTACATTGGAGCAGGTGGACTAGGAGACTTTATTTTTAATGGTTTAAACTTATACCGCCCAGATTTAATTCTTGGTGGGGCAATTCCTGTTACCATTTTAGCCCTTGTAGTAGAATTCGCGCTTGGAAAATTAGAATATCGTCTAACTCCAAAAGCCATCCGCGAAGCTCGGGAAGGGGGAGAATGA
- a CDS encoding betaine/proline/choline family ABC transporter ATP-binding protein (Members of the family are the ATP-binding subunit of ABC transporters for substrates such as betaine, L-proline or other amino acids, choline, carnitine, etc. The substrate specificity is best determined from the substrate-binding subunit, rather than this subunit, as it interacts with the permease subunit and not with substrate directly.), with translation MLKFEHVTKTYKGGKKAVNDLTLNIDKGEFVCFIGPSGCGKTTTMKMINRLIEPTEGKIFINDKDIMAEDPVKLRRSIGYVIQQIGLMPHMTIRENIVLVPKLLKWSEEKKQERAKELIKLVDLPEEFLDRYPYELSGGQQQRIGVLRALAAEQNLILMDEPFGALDPITRDSLQEEFKNLQKELGKTIIFVTHDMDEAIKLADRIVIMKAGEIVQFDTPDEILRNPANSFVEDFIGKDRLIEAKPDVTQVAQIMNTNPVSITADKSLQAAITVMKEKRVDTLLVVDEGNVLKGFIDVEQIDLNRRTATSVMDIIEKNVFYVYEDTLLRDTVQRILKRGYKYIPVVDKDKRLVGIVTRASLVDIVYDSIWGTVEDATENQEEQADSKTTEPEMKQEG, from the coding sequence GTGTTAAAATTTGAACACGTAACGAAGACTTATAAAGGGGGCAAAAAAGCGGTTAACGATCTAACACTTAACATCGATAAAGGAGAATTTGTTTGTTTTATCGGTCCAAGTGGTTGTGGGAAAACGACAACAATGAAGATGATTAACCGGCTTATTGAACCTACAGAAGGAAAAATATTTATTAATGATAAAGACATCATGGCGGAAGATCCCGTCAAACTAAGACGTTCTATTGGTTATGTTATTCAGCAAATTGGCTTGATGCCACATATGACGATTCGTGAAAATATCGTCCTTGTACCAAAATTACTTAAATGGTCCGAAGAGAAAAAACAAGAACGGGCAAAAGAATTAATTAAATTAGTAGATTTACCAGAAGAGTTTTTGGACCGTTACCCTTACGAATTAAGTGGTGGACAGCAGCAACGTATCGGTGTTTTAAGAGCGCTTGCAGCAGAGCAAAACTTAATTCTGATGGATGAACCTTTTGGAGCACTGGATCCAATTACTCGTGATTCACTTCAAGAAGAATTTAAAAATTTACAAAAAGAACTTGGCAAAACGATTATTTTCGTTACCCACGATATGGATGAAGCAATTAAACTGGCAGACCGCATCGTTATTATGAAAGCTGGCGAAATCGTTCAGTTTGATACACCAGATGAAATTTTACGTAATCCAGCAAATTCATTTGTAGAAGATTTCATTGGTAAAGACCGCCTAATTGAGGCAAAACCTGATGTTACACAAGTAGCTCAAATTATGAATACGAATCCGGTTTCGATTACAGCAGATAAATCGCTTCAAGCCGCGATTACTGTCATGAAAGAAAAACGAGTAGATACGTTACTTGTAGTAGATGAAGGAAATGTTTTAAAAGGCTTTATCGATGTAGAGCAAATTGATTTAAATCGTCGTACGGCAACTTCTGTCATGGATATCATCGAGAAAAATGTCTTTTATGTGTATGAAGATACCTTGCTTCGCGATACAGTACAACGGATTCTAAAACGCGGCTATAAATATATTCCTGTAGTGGATAAAGATAAACGACTTGTCGGAATTGTTACTCGTGCCAGCTTAGTAGATATCGTGTATGACTCCATTTGGGGTACGGTAGAAGATGCGACAGAAAATCAGGAGGAACAGGCGGATTCCAAAACGACAGAACCAGAAATGAAGCAGGAGGGATAA
- a CDS encoding ABC transporter permease/substrate-binding protein: MNTLLDTFAVRKDELFTALVQHIQISFVSLFIAVLIALPLGIYLTRHKRLAEPIIQVAAIFQTIPSLALLGLLIPLVGIGIVPAIIALVIYALLPILRNTYTGIKEVDPALVEASRAMGMNKWKRLYKVQLPLAMPVIMAGIRTAMVLIIGTATLAALIGAGGLGDLILLGIDRNDNSLILLGAIPAALLAILFDFLLRFLEKASFKSTIITISAGILLTAAIIVVPYFASDKKEITIAGKLGAEPEILINMYKLVIEDETDLKVNVKPNMGKTSFVFNALKSGDIDIYPEFTGTVLETFLKENAKTHDPEEVYTQARDGLAKDFDMTYLKPMKYNNTYALAVSPEFAKENNLEKISDLGPVSDQVKAGFTLEFKDRSDGYKGIQDKYGLTFSNLKTMEPKLRYNAIKSGDINLLDAYSTDSELAQYKLKVLEDDEQLFPPYQGAPLMLTKTLDKYPELKKPLNKLAGKITDDEMRKMNYEVNVNGKSAYTVAKEYLQDQGIIK; the protein is encoded by the coding sequence ATGAATACACTTTTAGATACATTTGCTGTCCGTAAAGATGAACTTTTCACTGCCTTAGTGCAACATATTCAAATTTCTTTTGTATCCCTTTTTATTGCGGTTCTTATCGCTTTACCACTTGGGATTTATTTAACTAGGCATAAGCGACTCGCTGAACCTATTATTCAAGTAGCAGCTATTTTTCAAACGATTCCTTCACTTGCCCTACTTGGTTTATTAATTCCGCTTGTCGGTATTGGGATAGTTCCAGCGATTATCGCGCTTGTTATCTATGCCCTTTTACCAATTTTGAGGAATACATATACTGGGATAAAAGAAGTCGACCCAGCCCTTGTTGAAGCTTCACGCGCAATGGGAATGAACAAATGGAAGAGATTATACAAAGTACAGCTCCCTCTTGCTATGCCAGTTATTATGGCGGGGATTCGCACAGCGATGGTATTAATCATCGGTACAGCGACACTTGCTGCTTTAATTGGTGCGGGTGGACTTGGGGACTTGATTTTACTCGGGATTGATCGCAACGATAATAGTTTAATCTTACTTGGTGCTATTCCAGCTGCATTACTCGCGATCTTATTTGATTTTCTACTTCGATTCCTTGAAAAAGCATCCTTTAAAAGCACGATTATTACGATTTCAGCTGGAATTCTGTTAACTGCCGCGATTATCGTTGTTCCCTATTTTGCGTCCGATAAAAAGGAAATTACTATTGCGGGTAAATTAGGCGCAGAACCAGAAATTTTAATTAATATGTACAAATTAGTTATTGAAGATGAAACGGATTTAAAAGTTAATGTGAAGCCAAATATGGGGAAAACAAGCTTCGTATTTAACGCCCTAAAATCAGGTGATATTGATATTTATCCTGAATTCACAGGCACAGTGCTAGAAACCTTCTTAAAAGAAAATGCTAAAACACATGACCCAGAAGAAGTGTATACGCAAGCACGCGATGGCTTGGCGAAAGATTTTGATATGACTTACTTAAAACCAATGAAATACAATAACACATATGCACTTGCGGTTTCGCCTGAATTCGCTAAAGAAAACAATTTAGAAAAAATATCTGATCTTGGTCCAGTATCTGACCAAGTAAAAGCTGGATTCACACTGGAGTTTAAAGACCGTTCAGATGGTTATAAAGGCATTCAAGATAAATACGGACTCACATTCTCTAACTTGAAAACAATGGAGCCGAAATTACGCTACAATGCCATTAAATCTGGAGACATCAATTTACTAGACGCCTATTCAACTGATAGCGAGCTTGCACAGTATAAATTAAAAGTGCTGGAAGATGATGAACAACTCTTCCCTCCTTACCAAGGCGCACCACTTATGCTGACAAAAACGCTAGATAAATACCCAGAACTGAAAAAACCATTAAATAAACTTGCTGGAAAAATTACAGACGATGAAATGCGCAAAATGAACTACGAAGTGAACGTAAATGGTAAATCGGCATATACAGTTGCGAAAGAATATTTACAAGATCAAGGTATTATTAAATAA
- a CDS encoding Nramp family divalent metal transporter, with product MKKDKTERTKQSWRKAQNAPSLSEVNNSVAIPKNAKFFRKLFAFMGPGALIAVGYVDPGNWATSIAGGSEFGYTLLSVILISNILAVLLQSLASKLGIVTGRDLAQASSDHFSKPFGFVLWILAELAIIATDIAEVIGSAIALNLLFGIPLIWGVCITALDIFLVLFLQHKGFRYIEVIVITLMVTILVCFGAEMVMSHPDMQAIAKGFIPQSEIVTNPAMLYIALGILGATVMPHNLYLHSSIVQTRQYARTKEGKKEAIRFSFIDSTFSLTIALLINASILILAAAAFYTTGQHNVAGIEDAYKLLNPTLGSSIASTVFAVALLASGQNSTLTGTLAGQIVMEGFLNIRLKPVVRRLLTRVLAIVPAVIITALYGANGINELLIFSQVILSMQLSFAVIPLVMFTSDKQKMGEFVNPTWLKIISWAVAIFIAVLNIYLLFYTLTSL from the coding sequence ATGAAAAAGGATAAAACAGAACGTACAAAACAAAGCTGGAGAAAAGCACAGAATGCTCCCAGCTTAAGCGAAGTAAATAATTCCGTAGCTATTCCTAAAAACGCAAAATTTTTCCGTAAATTATTTGCCTTTATGGGGCCAGGTGCACTCATTGCGGTCGGATATGTCGATCCAGGGAACTGGGCAACTTCTATTGCCGGTGGGTCAGAGTTTGGTTACACGTTATTATCCGTTATTTTAATTTCTAATATTTTAGCCGTTTTATTACAATCACTTGCATCCAAACTAGGTATTGTCACTGGTCGTGATTTAGCCCAAGCTTCAAGTGATCACTTTTCTAAACCATTTGGATTCGTTCTTTGGATTCTAGCTGAATTAGCGATTATAGCAACAGATATTGCAGAAGTCATCGGGAGTGCCATTGCGCTTAATTTACTATTTGGGATTCCATTAATTTGGGGCGTTTGTATTACTGCATTAGATATTTTTCTTGTACTATTTTTACAGCACAAAGGTTTCCGCTACATAGAAGTTATTGTCATTACATTAATGGTTACGATTCTTGTATGTTTTGGAGCGGAAATGGTGATGTCACATCCAGACATGCAAGCAATTGCCAAAGGATTTATTCCACAATCAGAAATTGTTACTAATCCAGCGATGCTTTATATTGCACTTGGTATTCTTGGGGCAACAGTGATGCCACATAATTTATATTTGCATTCATCTATTGTTCAAACCAGACAATACGCTCGAACAAAAGAAGGGAAGAAAGAAGCGATTCGTTTTTCATTTATCGATTCCACTTTTTCTTTAACGATTGCATTATTAATCAATGCATCGATTTTAATTTTGGCTGCTGCCGCTTTTTATACGACCGGTCAGCATAATGTCGCTGGTATTGAGGATGCTTACAAATTACTTAATCCAACACTTGGAAGTAGTATCGCCAGCACGGTCTTTGCAGTAGCTTTACTTGCATCAGGACAAAATTCCACTTTGACGGGTACATTAGCTGGTCAAATCGTCATGGAAGGTTTCCTTAATATCCGTTTAAAACCAGTAGTGCGCCGTTTGTTAACACGTGTACTAGCAATCGTTCCAGCTGTTATTATCACTGCACTTTACGGGGCAAATGGTATCAACGAACTACTCATTTTTAGCCAAGTTATTCTATCAATGCAATTATCGTTCGCTGTTATTCCATTAGTTATGTTCACAAGTGACAAGCAAAAGATGGGCGAATTCGTCAATCCAACATGGTTAAAAATCATTTCGTGGGCTGTTGCTATTTTCATCGCAGTCTTAAATATCTACTTGCTATTTTATACTTTAACGTCATTATAA
- a CDS encoding ABC transporter permease: MDTLKQLIDYYQTNGSYVMEEFWRHFLMSAYGVIFAAIIAIPLGVYIARKKRLAGWVIQIANIIQTIPALAMLAVLMLIMGLGTNTVVLSLFLYSLLPILKNTYTGIRNVDGALLESGKAMGMTKWQVLRLIEMPLALSVIMAGIRNALVIAIGVAAIGTFVGAGGLGDIIVRGTNATNGTAIILAGAIPTAVMAILADVLLGWVERTLNPVKNKRKSLTEAL, translated from the coding sequence ATGGACACATTAAAACAATTAATTGATTATTACCAAACAAATGGAAGTTATGTCATGGAAGAGTTCTGGCGGCATTTCTTGATGAGTGCTTACGGAGTTATCTTCGCAGCAATCATAGCGATACCGCTCGGAGTATATATTGCAAGAAAAAAACGCTTAGCTGGTTGGGTTATCCAAATCGCTAATATCATCCAAACAATTCCGGCACTAGCAATGTTAGCCGTACTTATGCTTATCATGGGCTTAGGGACGAATACAGTCGTCTTATCCTTATTCCTATATTCTTTACTACCCATTCTAAAAAACACCTATACGGGCATTAGAAACGTGGATGGAGCGCTTTTAGAATCTGGTAAGGCGATGGGGATGACAAAATGGCAAGTACTGCGCCTCATCGAAATGCCACTCGCATTATCTGTTATCATGGCAGGTATTCGAAATGCACTTGTTATCGCTATTGGTGTAGCCGCAATTGGGACATTCGTTGGAGCAGGAGGCCTCGGTGATATTATTGTACGCGGAACAAATGCAACAAATGGTACTGCTATCATTTTAGCTGGTGCTATCCCAACCGCAGTTATGGCCATATTAGCCGATGTACTTCTCGGTTGGGTCGAACGCACACTAAACCCAGTTAAAAACAAAAGAAAATCACTAACCGAAGCCTTATAA
- a CDS encoding osmoprotectant ABC transporter substrate-binding protein, whose product MKKKFIALFSVLLLTSSLFLSSCSLPGLGGSSKDTIRIGAMATTESQIVSNILKELIEHDTGLKVEIVNNLGSTIVQHQAMLNGDVDITATRYTGTDLVGPLGEEAIKDPEKALAAVKKGFEERFHQTWFDSYGFANTYVFMVRQDTAKKYNLNTVSDMRKVENELTAGVDNSWMEREGDGYKAFSKAYDIEFKKIFPMQIGLIYTALKNNQMDVALGYSTDGRIPTYNLKLLKDDKKFFPPYDASALATDEILKKHPELKTTINKLKGKISTEEMQKLNYEADGKLKEPSIVAQEFLQKNNYFEGKN is encoded by the coding sequence ATGAAGAAAAAATTTATCGCGTTATTCAGCGTATTACTACTAACTAGTTCTCTTTTCTTATCTAGCTGCTCTTTACCAGGACTTGGAGGCAGTTCCAAAGATACTATTCGCATCGGTGCAATGGCAACAACTGAATCTCAAATCGTTTCGAATATTTTAAAAGAATTAATTGAACATGATACTGGCTTAAAAGTAGAAATCGTCAACAACCTTGGATCAACTATCGTTCAGCACCAAGCGATGTTAAATGGGGATGTAGATATTACTGCAACAAGATATACCGGTACAGATTTAGTTGGCCCACTTGGTGAAGAAGCAATTAAAGATCCAGAAAAAGCTTTAGCAGCTGTTAAGAAAGGTTTTGAAGAACGTTTCCACCAAACCTGGTTTGATTCTTACGGCTTTGCGAATACGTATGTATTTATGGTACGCCAAGACACTGCGAAAAAATACAATTTAAACACCGTAAGTGATATGCGAAAAGTAGAAAATGAGCTCACTGCTGGTGTCGATAATTCTTGGATGGAACGTGAAGGTGATGGCTATAAAGCATTTTCAAAAGCCTATGATATCGAATTCAAGAAAATTTTCCCAATGCAAATTGGCTTAATCTACACAGCACTTAAAAACAATCAAATGGATGTGGCGCTTGGTTATTCAACAGACGGCCGTATCCCAACTTACAATTTAAAACTATTAAAAGATGATAAGAAATTCTTCCCACCATATGACGCATCCGCATTAGCAACAGACGAAATTTTAAAGAAACATCCAGAATTAAAAACGACAATCAATAAATTAAAAGGTAAAATTTCGACAGAAGAGATGCAAAAACTTAATTATGAAGCAGATGGCAAATTAAAAGAACCATCCATCGTAGCGCAAGAATTCTTGCAAAAAAATAATTACTTTGAAGGTAAAAACTAA
- a CDS encoding MmcQ/YjbR family DNA-binding protein, with amino-acid sequence MNYEQILQEKVALCLTLQAAKETFPFDKKTHALTVGGKIFALIHMYHGDLYVSVKCQPERIDLLRDEYSGIKPGYHLNKQHWITLVINEKYDVEAETEFALIQNSYQLIFDKLPKKAQNTVRFSAND; translated from the coding sequence ATGAATTACGAACAAATTTTACAAGAAAAAGTCGCGCTTTGTCTGACTTTGCAAGCTGCCAAAGAAACATTTCCATTTGATAAAAAAACGCACGCTTTAACAGTTGGTGGGAAGATTTTTGCGCTCATACATATGTATCACGGAGATTTATATGTTAGCGTTAAATGTCAGCCTGAAAGAATTGATTTGCTGCGCGATGAATATAGCGGTATAAAACCTGGCTATCACTTAAATAAACAGCACTGGATTACTCTCGTGATCAATGAAAAATATGATGTAGAAGCGGAAACAGAATTTGCTTTAATTCAAAATAGTTATCAGCTGATCTTTGACAAACTTCCGAAGAAAGCACAAAACACTGTGAGATTTTCTGCAAATGATTAA
- the thiT gene encoding energy-coupled thiamine transporter ThiT, producing MQNKRLIILLECAIFAAVAMVLSFIPLDIGSSFSISLGMIPMYVIAIRRGFWAAGFAGLLWGLLHFLTGKAYILMPSQAIIEYILAFSFIAFSGVFSKQVRSNLAANQLKKAIEWAWGTMIIGGVARYFWHYVAGVLFWGAYAFQGWGAQLFSAVMNGASCLGTVVVCGIVISILLKTTPKLFLPK from the coding sequence ATGCAAAACAAACGATTAATCATTTTACTTGAGTGTGCTATCTTTGCTGCAGTGGCGATGGTATTAAGTTTCATTCCGCTAGACATTGGTTCCAGTTTTTCCATTTCGCTTGGCATGATTCCAATGTATGTCATCGCAATCCGTCGAGGTTTTTGGGCAGCTGGATTTGCTGGGCTTTTATGGGGGTTACTACATTTTTTAACAGGGAAAGCATATATTTTAATGCCATCTCAGGCAATTATTGAATATATCCTGGCATTCAGTTTTATTGCATTCAGCGGTGTCTTTAGCAAGCAAGTTCGAAGTAATTTAGCTGCTAATCAACTCAAAAAAGCCATCGAGTGGGCGTGGGGAACCATGATTATTGGTGGTGTGGCTAGATATTTCTGGCATTATGTAGCTGGTGTTTTATTTTGGGGTGCTTATGCTTTTCAAGGATGGGGAGCACAGCTATTTTCAGCAGTCATGAACGGAGCTAGTTGCCTTGGTACCGTCGTCGTTTGTGGCATAGTCATCTCGATACTACTCAAAACAACGCCAAAATTATTCTTACCAAAATAA